A single region of the Polyodon spathula isolate WHYD16114869_AA chromosome 12, ASM1765450v1, whole genome shotgun sequence genome encodes:
- the LOC121324695 gene encoding guanine nucleotide-binding protein G(I)/G(S)/G(O) subunit gamma-2, which produces MASNNTASIAQARKLVEQLKMEANIDRIKVSKAAADLMSYCEAHAKEDPLLSPVPASENPFREKKFFCAIL; this is translated from the exons ATGGCCAGTAACAACACTGCCAGCATCGCACAGGCCCGCAAACTGGTGGAGCAGCTCAAGATGGAGGCCAACATTGACAGGATAAAG GTGTCTAAAGCAGCGGCTGATCTGATGTCGTACTGCGAGGCTCATGCCAAGGAGGACCCGCTGCTGTCACCCGTCCCAGCCTCCGAAAACCCCTTCAGAGAGAAGAAGTTCTTCTGTGCCATCCTGTGA